The following are encoded in a window of Mycobacterium decipiens genomic DNA:
- a CDS encoding glycosyltransferase family 1 protein — protein MKALRRFTVRAHLPERLAALDQLSTNLRWSWDKPTQDLFAAIDPALWAHCGRDPVALLGAVSPARLDELALDEGFLGLLDELAADLNDYLCRPLWYQEQRDAGVAMPTGIAYFSMEFGVAEVLPNYSGGLGILAGDHLKSASDLGVPLIAVGLYYRSGYFRQSLTADGWQHETYPSLDPQGLPLRLLTDATGDPVLVEVALGDNGALRARIWVAQVGRVPLLLLDSDIPENEHDLRSVTDRLYGGDQEHRIKQEILAGIGGARAIRAYTAIEKLTPPEVFHMNEGHAGFLGAERIRELVTDAGLDFDTALTVVRSATVFTTHTPVPAGIDRFPLEMVRRYFDDKVDDGVSRLLPGLPTDRIIALGAEDDPAKFNMAHMGLRLAQRANGVSLLHGRVSRSMFNELWAGFDPDEVPIGSITNGVHAPTWAAPQWLQLGRELAGSDSLREPVVWQRLQQVDPGHLWWIRSQLRSMLVEDVRVRLRQSWLERGATDAELGWIATAFDPNVLTVGFARRVPTYKRLTLMLRDPDRLEQLLLDEQRPIQLIVAGKSHPADDGGKALIQQVVRFADRPQVRHRIAFLPNYDMSMARLLYWGCDVWLNNPLRPLEACGTSGMKSALNGGLNLSIRDGWWDEWYDGENGWEIPSADGVADEDRRDDLESAALYDLMAQAVAPKFYERDEHGVPQRWIEMVRHTLQTLGPKVLASRMVRDYVEHYYAPAAQSFRRTVGTGYEGEAAGVAFGAARELTDYRRRVAQAWPKVEITDVDSTGLPDTPLLGSKLTLTATVRLAGLGPQDVTVQAVLGRVDSGDVLLDPVTVEMSHTGTGDGGYQIFSTTTPLPLAGALGYTVRVLPRNPMLAASNELGLVTLA, from the coding sequence GTGAAAGCCCTTCGCCGGTTTACCGTCCGAGCCCACCTGCCCGAACGTCTAGCCGCCCTGGATCAGCTGTCCACCAACCTGAGGTGGTCGTGGGACAAGCCGACGCAGGACCTGTTCGCGGCCATCGACCCCGCCCTGTGGGCGCACTGCGGTCGTGATCCGGTCGCGCTGCTGGGTGCGGTGAGCCCGGCACGTCTCGACGAACTTGCGCTGGACGAAGGATTTCTGGGCCTGCTCGATGAGCTGGCGGCCGACTTGAATGACTACCTGTGCCGTCCGTTGTGGTATCAGGAACAGCGGGACGCCGGCGTAGCGATGCCGACCGGGATCGCCTACTTCTCGATGGAGTTCGGGGTAGCCGAGGTGTTGCCGAATTATTCCGGCGGCCTTGGGATTCTGGCTGGTGACCATCTGAAATCCGCTTCCGATCTGGGGGTGCCGCTGATCGCGGTGGGGTTGTATTACCGCTCCGGCTACTTCCGGCAGTCACTGACCGCAGACGGCTGGCAGCACGAGACCTACCCATCGCTGGATCCGCAAGGGCTGCCGTTGCGCTTGCTCACCGACGCCACCGGAGATCCGGTACTGGTCGAGGTCGCCCTGGGCGACAACGGTGCGTTGCGGGCCCGGATCTGGGTCGCGCAGGTGGGTCGGGTTCCGCTGCTTCTGCTGGATTCCGACATCCCCGAGAACGAGCACGACCTGCGCAGCGTCACGGACCGGCTCTACGGTGGTGACCAGGAACATCGCATCAAGCAAGAGATCCTGGCCGGTATCGGCGGGGCGCGGGCGATCCGCGCGTACACCGCCATCGAAAAGCTCACCCCGCCCGAGGTCTTTCACATGAACGAGGGCCACGCCGGATTCCTCGGCGCCGAACGCATCCGCGAACTGGTCACCGACGCAGGTTTGGACTTCGATACCGCACTGACGGTGGTGCGGTCGGCCACGGTGTTCACCACCCACACTCCGGTGCCCGCCGGGATCGACCGGTTCCCGCTCGAGATGGTGCGGCGCTACTTCGATGACAAGGTCGACGATGGGGTGTCCCGGTTGCTGCCCGGGTTGCCGACCGACCGCATCATCGCGCTGGGTGCCGAGGACGATCCGGCCAAGTTCAACATGGCCCACATGGGTCTGCGGCTGGCGCAGCGGGCCAACGGCGTCTCGTTGCTGCATGGCCGGGTCAGTCGTTCCATGTTCAACGAGTTGTGGGCGGGATTCGACCCCGACGAGGTGCCGATCGGCTCCATTACCAACGGCGTGCACGCGCCCACCTGGGCGGCGCCGCAGTGGTTGCAGCTGGGCCGCGAACTGGCCGGGTCGGACTCGCTGCGCGAGCCCGTCGTCTGGCAGCGGCTGCAGCAGGTCGATCCCGGTCATCTGTGGTGGATCCGGTCACAACTGCGGTCCATGCTGGTGGAGGACGTCCGGGTGCGTTTGCGTCAATCGTGGCTGGAACGCGGCGCAACCGATGCCGAACTGGGTTGGATCGCGACGGCGTTCGATCCGAATGTGCTTACCGTCGGGTTCGCTCGGCGGGTCCCGACGTACAAGCGATTGACCTTGATGCTGCGCGATCCCGATCGGCTGGAACAACTCCTGCTCGACGAACAGCGGCCGATCCAGCTGATCGTGGCCGGGAAGTCGCACCCGGCCGACGACGGGGGCAAGGCGCTGATCCAGCAGGTGGTGCGGTTCGCCGACCGGCCGCAGGTCCGCCACCGCATCGCCTTCCTGCCGAATTACGACATGTCGATGGCCCGGTTGCTGTACTGGGGGTGCGACGTCTGGTTGAACAATCCGCTGCGGCCGTTGGAGGCGTGCGGCACCTCGGGGATGAAGAGTGCGCTCAACGGCGGCCTCAATCTGTCGATCCGCGACGGCTGGTGGGACGAGTGGTACGACGGCGAAAACGGTTGGGAGATACCGTCTGCCGATGGTGTAGCCGACGAGGACCGTCGCGACGACCTGGAGTCCGCCGCGCTATACGACCTGATGGCACAAGCGGTGGCACCGAAGTTCTACGAGCGCGATGAACACGGGGTGCCGCAGCGATGGATCGAGATGGTGCGGCACACCTTACAAACACTCGGGCCCAAGGTGCTGGCTTCCCGGATGGTGCGTGACTACGTCGAGCACTACTACGCACCGGCGGCGCAGTCTTTCCGCAGGACCGTCGGGACCGGCTACGAAGGTGAGGCGGCCGGCGTCGCGTTCGGCGCGGCGCGTGAGCTGACCGACTACCGTCGGCGCGTAGCGCAGGCATGGCCCAAGGTCGAGATCACCGACGTCGACAGCACCGGTCTGCCGGATACTCCGCTGCTCGGTTCGAAACTGACCCTGACGGCAACCGTGCGGCTGGCCGGGCTGGGACCCCAGGATGTGACGGTGCAGGCGGTGCTGGGCCGGGTCGACTCCGGTGATGTGCTGCTGGATCCGGTCACCGTCGAGATGTCGCACACCGGCACCGGTGACGGTGGTTACCAGATCTTCTCGACGACCACGCCGTTGCCGCTGGCGGGTGCGCTGGGATACACGGTACGGGTGCTGCCGCGCAATCCGATGCTGGCCGCCAGCAACGAGCTTGGCCTGGTTACCCTCGCCTGA
- a CDS encoding alpha-1,4-glucan--maltose-1-phosphate maltosyltransferase: MPGRVEVDNVAPVVSCGAYPAKAVVGEVVPVSAAVWREGHEAVAATLVVRYLGMRYPRLTDGPRINAVQTPAAGPETSSAEPQQRVKPLLIPMTMGQEPFVFHGQFTPDRIGLWTFRVDGWGDPIHTWRHGLVAKLDAGQGETELSNDLLLGAALLQRAATGVPRGRRDPLLAAAAALRTPGDPVNRTALALTPEIEELLANYPLRELVTRGEQFGVWVDRPVARFGAWYEMFPRSTGGWDADGNPVHGTFATAAAELPRIAGMGFDVVYLPPIHPIGQVHRKGRNNSPTATAADVGSPWAIGSDEGGHDAVHPSLGTIDDFDNFVAAARDLGMEVALDLALQCAPDHPWAREHRQWFTELPDGTIAYAENPPKKYQDIYPLNFDNDPAGLYYEVLRVVRHWVNHGVKFFRVDNPHTKPPDFWAWLIGQVKAVDPDVLFLSEAFTPPARQYGLAKLGFTQSYSYFTWRTAKWELTEFGNDIAELADYRRPNLFVNTPDILHAVLQHHGPGMFAIRAVLAATMSPAWGMYSGYELFEHRAVREGSEEYLDSEKYELRPRDFAGALAEGRSLEPFITALNTIRRLHPALQQLRTIHFHQVDNDALLAYSKFDPATGDCVLVVVTLNAFGPEEATLWLDMAALGMEDYERFWVRDEITGEEYQWGHANYIRIDPARAVAHIINMPLVPYESRNTLLRRR; encoded by the coding sequence GTGCCCGGTCGTGTCGAGGTCGACAACGTCGCACCCGTCGTGTCGTGCGGCGCGTACCCCGCCAAGGCGGTGGTCGGCGAGGTGGTCCCGGTCAGCGCGGCGGTTTGGCGCGAAGGCCACGAGGCTGTGGCGGCGACGCTGGTCGTGCGCTACCTCGGGATGCGTTACCCGCGCCTGACGGACGGACCCCGGATCAACGCCGTTCAGACCCCGGCGGCTGGACCCGAAACGAGCTCAGCCGAGCCGCAGCAACGCGTCAAACCGCTGCTAATCCCGATGACGATGGGCCAGGAACCCTTCGTTTTCCACGGTCAGTTCACCCCCGACCGAATCGGTTTGTGGACCTTCCGGGTCGACGGCTGGGGTGACCCGATCCACACCTGGCGGCACGGGCTGGTCGCCAAGCTGGATGCCGGCCAGGGCGAGACCGAGCTGTCCAACGACCTGTTGCTCGGCGCCGCGCTACTTCAGCGCGCGGCGACCGGAGTGCCGCGCGGGCGGCGCGATCCGCTCCTGGCGGCCGCGGCAGCGTTGCGGACCCCCGGTGATCCGGTGAACCGCACCGCGTTGGCCCTGACACCGGAAATCGAAGAGCTGCTGGCTAACTATCCGCTGCGGGAACTGGTCACCCGCGGCGAACAGTTCGGCGTCTGGGTGGATCGGCCGGTGGCCCGCTTCGGAGCGTGGTACGAGATGTTTCCGCGTTCGACCGGCGGGTGGGACGCCGACGGCAACCCGGTACACGGCACCTTCGCCACCGCCGCGGCCGAACTTCCGCGCATCGCCGGCATGGGGTTCGACGTGGTCTACCTGCCACCCATCCATCCGATCGGCCAGGTACACCGCAAGGGCCGCAACAACTCCCCCACCGCTACTGCGGCTGATGTGGGATCGCCGTGGGCAATCGGTAGCGATGAGGGCGGCCACGATGCTGTTCATCCCAGCCTGGGCACCATCGACGACTTCGACAACTTCGTCGCCGCGGCGCGCGACCTGGGTATGGAGGTCGCCCTGGATCTGGCGCTGCAATGCGCACCGGACCATCCGTGGGCCCGCGAGCACCGACAGTGGTTCACCGAGCTGCCCGACGGCACGATCGCCTACGCGGAGAATCCGCCGAAGAAGTATCAGGACATCTATCCCCTCAACTTCGACAACGATCCCGCCGGCCTCTACTACGAAGTGCTGCGCGTGGTGCGACACTGGGTCAACCACGGCGTCAAGTTCTTTCGGGTCGACAACCCGCACACCAAGCCACCCGACTTCTGGGCCTGGCTGATCGGCCAGGTGAAAGCCGTCGACCCCGACGTGCTGTTCCTATCCGAGGCCTTCACTCCCCCGGCCCGCCAGTACGGGTTGGCTAAGCTCGGCTTCACGCAGTCCTACAGCTACTTCACCTGGCGCACGGCCAAATGGGAGCTCACCGAGTTCGGCAATGACATCGCCGAACTCGCCGACTATCGCCGGCCCAACCTGTTCGTCAACACCCCCGACATCCTGCATGCGGTACTGCAGCACCACGGCCCCGGTATGTTCGCCATCCGAGCGGTGCTGGCGGCGACCATGAGTCCGGCCTGGGGCATGTACTCCGGCTACGAGCTCTTCGAGCACCGCGCAGTACGAGAGGGCAGCGAGGAGTATCTGGACTCGGAGAAGTACGAACTGCGTCCCCGCGACTTTGCGGGCGCGCTGGCCGAAGGCAGATCGCTGGAGCCGTTCATCACGGCGCTCAATACGATTCGCCGGCTGCATCCAGCACTGCAACAGTTGCGCACCATTCATTTTCATCAGGTGGACAACGACGCGCTGCTGGCCTACAGCAAGTTCGATCCGGCCACCGGCGACTGCGTGCTGGTGGTGGTGACGCTCAACGCGTTCGGGCCCGAGGAGGCCACGCTGTGGTTGGACATGGCGGCGTTGGGTATGGAGGACTACGAACGGTTTTGGGTGCGCGACGAAATAACTGGCGAGGAATACCAATGGGGGCACGCGAACTACATCCGTATCGACCCGGCGCGGGCAGTCGCCCACATCATCAACATGCCCCTTGTACCCTACGAAAGCCGAAACACGCTGCTGCGCAGGAGGTGA
- the glgB gene encoding 1,4-alpha-glucan branching protein GlgB, translating to MSRSKNRSDPLTGALLAPEPAEMARLVAGAHHNPHGILGAHEYGDHTVIRALRPHAVEVVALVGEDRFQLRHLESGLFAVALPFVDLIDYRLQVTYEGCDPLNVADAYRFLPTLGEVDLHLFAEGRHERLWEVLGAHPRSFTTPDGVVNGVSFAVWAPNAKGVGLIAEFNGWNGNEAPMRALGSSGVWELFWPGFPTDGLYKFRVHGADGVVTDRADPFAFGTEVPPQTASRVTVSDYTWGDGDWMTQRAQRNPVFEPMSTYEVHLGSWRPGRSYRELAQELTDYVVAQRFTHVELLPVAEHPFAGSWGYQVTSYYAPTSRFGTPDDFRVLVDALHQAGIGVIVDWVPAHFPKDAWALGRFDGTALYEHSDPNRGEQLDWGTYVFDFGRPEVRNFLVANALYWLEEFHIDGLRVDAVASMLYLDYSRPEGGWTPNIYGGRENLEAVQFLQEMNATAHKAAPGIVTIAEESTSWPGVTRPTSIGGLGFSMKWNMGWMHDTLDYVSRDPVYRSYHHHEMTFSMLYAFSENYVLPLSHDEVVHGKGTLWGRMPGNNHVKAAGLRSLLAYQWAHPGKQLLFMGQEFGQRAEWSEQRGLDWFQLDENGFSNGILRLVRDINDIYCSHPALWSQDTIPEGYSWIDANDSANNVLSFLRYGKDGSIMACVFNFAGSEHSGYRLGLPRAGRWREVLNTDATIYNGAGIGNLGGVDATDDPWHGRPASTALVLPPTSALWLEPA from the coding sequence ATGAGTCGATCCAAGAACCGATCCGACCCACTAACCGGGGCGCTCCTGGCACCCGAGCCAGCCGAAATGGCGCGCTTGGTGGCAGGCGCACATCACAACCCGCACGGCATCCTGGGCGCTCACGAGTACGGCGACCACACCGTGATCCGGGCGTTGCGTCCGCATGCGGTCGAGGTCGTCGCGCTCGTCGGTGAGGACCGATTTCAGCTGCGGCACCTCGAATCCGGGCTGTTTGCCGTCGCGTTGCCCTTCGTCGACCTCATCGACTACCGCTTGCAGGTGACCTATGAGGGCTGCGACCCGCTCAACGTCGCCGATGCGTACCGATTCCTGCCCACCCTGGGCGAGGTCGACCTCCATTTGTTCGCCGAGGGCCGCCACGAGCGGCTCTGGGAAGTCCTCGGTGCCCACCCCCGCTCGTTCACCACGCCCGACGGTGTGGTGAATGGCGTGTCGTTTGCGGTGTGGGCACCCAACGCCAAGGGCGTCGGATTGATCGCCGAATTCAACGGTTGGAACGGCAACGAAGCCCCCATGCGGGCGCTGGGCTCGTCCGGGGTATGGGAACTATTCTGGCCCGGTTTCCCAACCGACGGTCTCTACAAGTTCCGGGTGCACGGCGCCGACGGCGTGGTCACCGATCGAGCCGACCCGTTCGCGTTCGGCACCGAGGTGCCGCCGCAGACGGCATCGCGGGTGACGGTCAGTGACTACACCTGGGGCGACGGCGACTGGATGACACAACGCGCGCAGCGCAACCCGGTGTTCGAGCCGATGAGCACCTACGAAGTCCATCTCGGCTCGTGGCGCCCCGGGCGCAGCTATCGCGAACTTGCCCAAGAGTTGACTGATTATGTTGTAGCACAACGGTTTACCCATGTCGAGCTGCTGCCCGTCGCCGAGCATCCATTCGCCGGATCGTGGGGTTATCAGGTCACGTCCTACTACGCCCCGACATCGCGATTCGGCACACCCGACGATTTCCGGGTGCTGGTCGACGCCTTGCACCAGGCCGGCATCGGCGTCATCGTCGATTGGGTCCCCGCACATTTTCCGAAAGACGCGTGGGCCCTGGGACGGTTCGACGGCACCGCGCTCTACGAGCATTCCGATCCCAATCGCGGTGAGCAACTGGATTGGGGCACTTACGTGTTCGACTTCGGCCGCCCGGAAGTGCGCAACTTCTTGGTGGCAAACGCGTTGTACTGGCTCGAAGAGTTCCACATCGACGGCTTGCGGGTGGACGCGGTGGCATCAATGCTCTACCTGGACTACTCGCGGCCCGAAGGCGGCTGGACCCCGAACATCTACGGCGGCCGGGAGAATCTGGAAGCGGTGCAATTCCTGCAGGAGATGAACGCAACTGCGCACAAAGCCGCGCCAGGCATCGTCACCATCGCCGAGGAATCCACGTCGTGGCCAGGGGTTACGCGTCCGACCAGCATTGGCGGCCTGGGCTTTTCGATGAAGTGGAACATGGGTTGGATGCACGACACGCTCGACTACGTCAGTCGTGATCCGGTGTATCGCAGCTACCACCACCATGAGATGACGTTTTCAATGCTGTACGCATTCAGCGAGAATTACGTGCTGCCGCTCAGTCACGACGAGGTGGTACACGGTAAAGGCACGCTGTGGGGGCGGATGCCAGGCAACAACCACGTAAAGGCCGCCGGACTACGCAGCTTGCTCGCCTACCAATGGGCACACCCAGGCAAGCAACTGTTATTCATGGGCCAGGAATTCGGCCAACGCGCCGAGTGGTCCGAACAGCGTGGTTTGGACTGGTTCCAACTCGACGAGAACGGATTCTCCAACGGGATTCTGCGTCTGGTGCGCGACATCAACGACATCTACTGCAGCCACCCGGCGCTGTGGAGTCAGGACACCATCCCAGAGGGCTATTCCTGGATCGACGCCAACGACTCCGCTAACAACGTCTTGAGCTTCCTTCGGTACGGCAAGGACGGCTCGATAATGGCCTGCGTATTCAACTTCGCCGGTTCAGAGCACAGCGGATACCGACTTGGCCTGCCGCGCGCCGGCCGCTGGCGCGAGGTGCTCAACACCGACGCGACCATCTACAACGGCGCCGGGATCGGCAACCTCGGCGGCGTCGATGCCACCGACGATCCCTGGCATGGCCGCCCGGCATCGACGGCGCTGGTACTGCCGCCCACGTCGGCACTGTGGCTGGAGCCCGCCTAG
- a CDS encoding thioredoxin family protein gives MTRPRPPIGPAMAGAVDLSALKQRAQQNASTSGDAGPATPDQRGVTEITEANFEDEVIIRSDEVPVVVLLWSPRSEVCVELLDTLSGLAAADKATWSLTTVNVDTAPRVAQLFGVQAVPTVVALAAGQPISSFEGPQPADQLRRWVDSLLSATAGKLKGATSSEGAVEVDPAVAQARQQLEAGDFEAARKSYVQILDTNPGSVEAKAAIRQIDFLTRATAQRSDAIRVADAAPDDIEAAFAAADVQILNQDVSAAFERLIALVRSTSGDERTKVRTRLIELFELFDPADPEVIVGRRNLASALY, from the coding sequence GTGACGCGTCCGCGACCCCCGATCGGGCCTGCTATGGCCGGTGCGGTTGACCTGTCTGCTCTTAAGCAACGTGCGCAACAGAACGCTTCGACGAGCGGGGATGCCGGCCCGGCAACGCCGGATCAGCGCGGCGTCACCGAGATCACCGAGGCCAACTTCGAAGACGAGGTGATCATCCGGTCCGACGAAGTGCCGGTGGTGGTGTTGCTGTGGTCACCGCGTAGTGAGGTGTGCGTCGAGCTGCTTGACACCCTGTCCGGCCTGGCCGCAGCCGACAAAGCTACGTGGTCACTGACGACAGTCAACGTGGATACCGCGCCCAGGGTGGCCCAGCTATTCGGCGTCCAAGCGGTCCCGACCGTCGTGGCTTTGGCCGCAGGACAGCCGATCTCGAGCTTCGAGGGCCCGCAACCCGCGGACCAGTTGCGACGTTGGGTGGATTCCCTGCTGTCGGCGACGGCCGGAAAGCTCAAGGGCGCAACGAGTTCCGAGGGGGCTGTCGAAGTCGATCCAGCGGTCGCACAGGCACGTCAGCAACTCGAAGCAGGCGACTTTGAGGCCGCCCGGAAGTCGTATGTCCAGATCCTGGACACCAATCCGGGCAGTGTCGAAGCGAAGGCGGCCATCCGTCAGATCGACTTCCTCACGCGTGCAACTGCACAGCGATCCGACGCCATCCGGGTTGCCGATGCTGCTCCCGACGACATCGAGGCCGCCTTCGCGGCAGCCGACGTCCAAATTCTGAATCAGGATGTGAGTGCGGCGTTCGAGCGTCTGATTGCGTTGGTGCGGAGCACATCTGGAGATGAGCGCACGAAGGTACGCACCCGGCTGATCGAGCTGTTCGAGCTCTTCGATCCTGCTGATCCCGAAGTCATCGTCGGTCGGCGCAACCTGGCGAGCGCGCTCTACTGA
- a CDS encoding acetyl-CoA C-acetyltransferase, giving the protein MTTSVIVAGARTPIGRLMGSLKDFSASDLGAIAIKGALEKANLPAPLVEYVIMGQVLTAGAGQMPARQAAVAAGIGWDVPALTINKMCLSGIDAIALADQLIRAGEFDVVVAGGQESMTKAPHLLIDSRSGYKYGDVTVLDHMAYDGLHDVFTDQPMGALTERRNDVDKFTRQQQDEYAAQSHQKAAAAWKDGVFNDEVVPVSIPQRKGDPLQFSEDEGIRANTTAESLAGLKPAFRKDGTITAGSASQISDGAAAVVVMSKAKAQQLGLTWLAEIGAHGVVAGPDSTLQSQPANAAKRALDREGISVDQLDVVEINEAFAAVALASTKELGVNPEVVNVNGGAIAVGHPIGMSGARITLHVALELARRGSGYGVAALCGAGGQGDALILRAG; this is encoded by the coding sequence ATGACGACGTCGGTGATCGTTGCTGGAGCTCGGACCCCCATCGGCAGGTTGATGGGCTCCCTGAAGGATTTCAGCGCCAGTGATCTGGGTGCCATCGCGATCAAGGGCGCCCTGGAGAAGGCCAACCTACCGGCCCCGCTGGTCGAGTACGTAATCATGGGTCAGGTGCTGACGGCGGGGGCGGGGCAGATGCCGGCGCGGCAGGCCGCGGTTGCCGCCGGCATCGGCTGGGATGTTCCCGCGCTGACCATAAACAAGATGTGCCTGTCCGGCATCGACGCCATCGCACTTGCCGACCAGCTCATTCGGGCCGGCGAGTTCGACGTGGTGGTGGCCGGTGGCCAGGAGTCCATGACGAAGGCGCCCCACCTGTTGATCGATAGCCGGTCCGGCTACAAATACGGCGACGTCACAGTGTTGGACCACATGGCCTACGACGGCCTGCACGACGTATTCACCGACCAGCCGATGGGCGCGCTGACCGAGCGGCGCAACGACGTCGACAAATTCACCCGCCAACAACAGGACGAGTACGCGGCCCAGTCGCACCAGAAGGCCGCGGCGGCGTGGAAGGACGGCGTTTTCAACGACGAAGTGGTGCCGGTGAGCATTCCGCAGCGCAAGGGTGACCCGCTGCAGTTCAGCGAGGACGAGGGGATCCGCGCCAACACCACCGCCGAATCGCTGGCCGGTCTCAAACCGGCGTTCCGTAAGGACGGCACCATCACGGCCGGCTCGGCATCGCAGATCTCCGACGGCGCGGCCGCCGTTGTGGTGATGAGCAAGGCGAAGGCCCAGCAGCTGGGACTGACATGGCTTGCCGAGATCGGTGCACACGGCGTAGTGGCGGGACCGGATTCGACACTGCAGTCGCAGCCGGCCAATGCCGCCAAGAGGGCACTCGACCGCGAGGGCATCTCGGTGGACCAGCTCGATGTGGTGGAGATCAACGAAGCGTTCGCCGCGGTTGCGCTGGCCTCGACGAAGGAACTCGGCGTAAACCCTGAGGTCGTCAACGTCAATGGCGGTGCGATTGCTGTTGGGCATCCTATCGGTATGTCAGGGGCGCGAATCACGCTGCATGTCGCGCTAGAGCTGGCGCGGCGCGGATCGGGCTACGGGGTTGCCGCGCTGTGCGGGGCCGGTGGGCAGGGCGACGCATTGATCCTGCGTGCTGGCTAG
- the mce gene encoding methylmalonyl-CoA epimerase: MMTTDHVDARRVLATPLLTGLDHVGIAVADLDAAIEWYYNHLGMILTHEEVNDDQGIREAMLAVPGSTAQIQLMAPIDESSAIAKFLDKRGPGIQQLACRVSDLDAFCRRLRAQGVRLVYDAPRRGTANSRINFIHPKDAGGVLIELVEPTA; this comes from the coding sequence GTGATGACGACCGATCACGTTGACGCCCGTCGCGTTCTGGCTACCCCTTTGCTGACCGGGCTCGATCACGTCGGAATCGCCGTAGCCGACCTGGACGCGGCGATCGAGTGGTACTACAACCACCTCGGCATGATCCTGACACACGAGGAAGTCAACGACGATCAGGGGATCCGTGAGGCGATGCTGGCGGTGCCAGGCTCCACGGCACAGATCCAACTGATGGCCCCGATCGATGAGTCGTCGGCGATAGCGAAGTTTCTGGACAAGCGCGGACCGGGCATCCAACAGCTGGCGTGCCGGGTCAGCGATCTCGATGCCTTTTGCCGGCGACTGCGCGCCCAGGGCGTCCGGCTGGTCTACGACGCTCCTAGGCGTGGCACGGCAAACTCGCGAATCAACTTCATCCACCCGAAAGACGCCGGTGGGGTGCTGATCGAGTTGGTCGAGCCGACCGCCTAG
- the nucS gene encoding endonuclease NucS: MRLVIAQCTVDYVGRLTAHLPSARRLLLFKADGSVSVHADDRAYKPLNWMSPPCWVTEESGQAPVWVVENKAGEQLRITVEEIEHDSSHDLGVDPGLVKDGVEAHLQALLAEHIQLLGEGYSLVRREYMTAIGPVDLLCRDELGGSVAVEIKRRGEIDGVEQLTRYLELLNRDSVLAPVKGVFAAQQIKPQARTLANDRGIRCLTLDYDQMRGMDSDEYRLF, from the coding sequence GTGCGTCTCGTCATCGCCCAGTGCACCGTCGACTACGTCGGCCGGCTCACCGCGCATCTACCGTCCGCGCGCAGGTTGTTGCTGTTCAAGGCGGACGGGTCGGTCAGCGTGCACGCCGACGACCGCGCCTACAAACCGTTGAACTGGATGAGTCCGCCCTGCTGGGTGACCGAAGAATCCGGCCAGGCGCCGGTGTGGGTGGTGGAGAACAAGGCCGGCGAACAGCTGCGTATCACCGTCGAGGAGATCGAGCACGACTCCAGCCACGACCTGGGTGTGGACCCCGGGTTGGTCAAAGACGGCGTGGAAGCCCATCTGCAGGCGTTGCTGGCCGAACACATCCAACTGCTGGGCGAGGGATACTCTTTGGTCCGCCGCGAGTACATGACCGCGATCGGGCCCGTGGACCTGCTGTGCCGCGACGAGCTGGGCGGTTCGGTCGCAGTGGAAATCAAGCGCCGTGGCGAGATTGACGGTGTGGAGCAACTTACCCGTTATCTCGAGTTGCTTAATCGCGACAGTGTTCTCGCACCGGTCAAGGGGGTATTCGCCGCCCAACAGATCAAGCCACAGGCGCGCACGTTGGCCAATGACCGCGGAATCCGTTGTTTGACACTGGATTACGATCAGATGCGCGGGATGGACAGCGACGAGTACCGGCTGTTCTAA